From Coffea arabica cultivar ET-39 chromosome 9c, Coffea Arabica ET-39 HiFi, whole genome shotgun sequence, one genomic window encodes:
- the LOC113707639 gene encoding 5'-adenylylsulfate reductase 3, chloroplastic-like gives MALAFSSSPAIHGSLSSSHEQSKVGSQFGSFQHLDRPHILSSSLNVSRRRSAAVKPLNAAEPKRNNSIVPSAATIVAPEVGDKVEEEDYEKLAKELENASPLEIMDKALAKFGNDIAIAFSGAEDVALIEYARLTGRPFRVFSLDTGRLNPETYKFFDTVERHYGIHIEYMFPDAVEVQALVRSKGLFSFYEDGHQECCRVRKVRPLRRALKGLRAWITGQRKDQSPGTRSEVPVVQVDPAFEGLDGGLGSLVKWNPVANVDGKDIWNFLRAMNVPVNLLHSQGYVSIGCEPCTRPVLPGQHEREGRWWWEDARAKECGLHKGNLKQDTLNGNGNGAVHANGSTTVADIFDTKNIVSLSRPGIENLLKLDDRREPWLVVLYAPWCQFCQAMEGSYVELAEKLAVSGVKVAKFRADGDQKTFAQKELQLGSFPTILFFPKNSTRPIKYPTENRDVDSLMAFVNALR, from the exons ATGGCTTTGGCTTTTAGTTCTTCACCGGCCATTCATGGTTCTTTATCTTCTTCCCATGAGCAAAGTAAAG TGGGCTCGCAGTTTGGTTCTTTTCAGCATTTGGATCGGCCGCATATTTTATCATCTTCGCTGAATGTTTCCAGGAGGCGGTCGGCGGCGGTTAAGCCGTTGAATGCGGCTGAGCCGAAAAGAAATAACTCCATTGTTCCATCCGCAGCAACCATTGTTGCGCCAG AGGTTGGGGACAAAGTTGAGGAAGAGGATTACGAGAAATTGGCCAAGGAGCTTGAAAATGCATCACCACTTGAGATTATGGACAAAGCCCTGGCTAAGTTTGGAAATGATATTGCTATAGCTTTCAG TGGTGCAGAAGACGTGGCTTTGATTGAGTATGCACGATTGACTGGTAGACCATTCAGAGTATTTAGTTTGGACACTGGGAGGTTGAATCCCGAGACATATAAATTTTTTGATACGGTTGAGAGGCACTATGGGATTCACATTGAGTACATGTTTCCTGATGCTGTTGAAGTTCAGGCTTTAGTTAGGAGCAAGGGGCTTTTCTCTTTCTATGAAGATGGTCACCAAGAGTGCTGCCGCGTGAGAAAGGTCAGGCCCCTGAGGAGAGCCCTCAAGGGATTGCGTGCCTGGATCACTGGTCAGCGTAAAGATCAGTCCCCGGGTACTCGATCTGAGGTCCCTGTTGTTCAGGTGGATCCTGCTTTTGAGGGCCTGGATGGTGGATTAGGCAGTTTAGTTAAGTGGAACCCTGTGGCAAATGTTGATGGCAAGGATATTTGGAATTTCCTGCGGGCCATGAATGTGCCTGTCAACCTTTTGCACTCACAAGGTTACGTCTCAATTGGATGTGAGCCGTGCACAAGGCCTGTCCTGCCTGGGCAACATGAGAGAGAAGGAAGGTGGTGGTGGGAAGATGCCAGGGCTAAAGAATGCGGTCTACACAAGGGCAACCTGAAGCAGGATACTCTGAATGGCAATGGAAATGGGGCTGTCCATGCAAATGGAAGCACAACTGTTGCTGATATTTTTGATACGAAGAATATTGTGAGCTTGAGCAGGCCTGGGATTGAGAATTTGCTAAAGTTGGACGATAGAAGAGAGCCTTGGCTTGTTGTGCTTTATGCACCTTGGTGCCAGTTTTGCCAG GCAATGGAAGGATCATATGTTGAGTTGGCGGAGAAGTTGGCCGTTTCTGGTGTGAAGGTTGCAAAGTTCAGAGCAGATGGTGACCAAAAAACATTTGCACAGAAAGAATTGCAACTTGGCAGCTTCCCAACTATTCTCTTTTTCCCCAAGAACTCCACTCGGCCCATAAAGTATCCAACCGAGAATAGAGATGTTGATTCTCTGATGGCCTTCGTGAATGCACTCCGGTAA
- the LOC113708560 gene encoding glucan endo-1,3-beta-glucosidase 1 — protein sequence MANSELSFSVLCIVCIIFASLSYLNPGIKAQQGHEEPYVGVNLGTDVSKLLSPADLVAFLQLQKITHLRLYDADADILKALAKTKIRVIISVPNNQLLAIGSSNTTAATWVGRNVAAYYPQTLITAIAVGDEVLTTIPSSAPLLVPAIESLYSALVAANLHTEIKVSTPCAASIVLDPFPPSQAFFNQSLSSVISQLLQFLSRTKSPMMMNLYPYYVFMQNKGVVPLDNSLFRPLTPSKEMVDPNTLLHYTNVLDAMIDSVYFSMKNLNVTDVVILVTETGWPSKGDSKEPYATIDNADTYNSNLIKHVFDRSGTPLHPEITSSAYLYELFNEDLRSPPVSEANWGLFYGNSTPVYLLHVSGSGTFLANDTTNQTYCIAADGVDTKTMQTALDWACGPGRANCSEIQPGESCYQPNNVKDHASYAFDSYYQKEGKAGGSCDFKGVAMITTSDPSHGSCIFPGSKKLSNKTSQQVVNSTQASGAVTIRFSSLHGTRLSASMGFDIILVVTFCLFYSLLLP from the exons ATGGCAAATTCTGAGCTAAGCTTCTCTGTTCTCTGCATTGTCTGCATTATATTCGCATCACTGTCCTATCTCAACCCAG GGATAAAGGCACAACAAGGCCACGAAGAGCCATATGTCGGAGTGAACCTAGGCACAGATGTGTCGAAACTACTTTCGCCAGCAGACTTGGTTGCTTTTTTGCAGTTGCAAAAGATTACTCACTTGAGGCTTTATGATGCAGATGCTGATATTCTCAAAGCACTGGCTAAAACCAAGATTAGAGTCATCATCAGTGTGCCCAATAATCAGCTTCTTGCAATTGGATCGTCTAATACCACTGCAGCCACTTGGGTTGGTAGAAATGTGGCAGCATATTATCCACAAACTTTAATCACTGCCATTGCAGTTGGTGATGAAGTGTTAACAACAATTCCCAGTTCAGCCCCTTTGCTTGTGCCTGCAATTGAGTCACTTTACAGTGCTTTAGTGGCTGCAAATTTGCATACTGAAATTAAGGTTTCAACTCCTTGTGCTGCCTCTATTGTTTTGGACCCTTTTCCACCTTCTCAGGCATTTTTCAACCAATCCTTGAGCTCGGTTATTTCTCAGCTGCTGCAGTTTTTGTCGAGAACCAAATCACCTATGATGATGAATTTGTATCCTTACTATGTCTTTATGCAGAACAAAGGGGTTGTCCCCTTAGATAATTCACTTTTTAGGCCCTTGACACCATCCAAAGAAATGGTTGACCCCAATACTTTGCTCCATTACACCAATGTTCTTGATGCTATGATTGATTCTgtgtatttttcaatgaagaatCTTAATGTTACTGATGTTGTGATTCTGGTTACTGAGACTGGTTGGCCTTCAAAGGGGGATTCGAAAGAGCCTTATGCTACAATTGACAATGCTGATACTTATAATTCCAATTTGATTAAGCATGTTTTTGATCGTAGCGGGACACCATTGCATCCAGAAATCACCTCTAGTGCTTATTTGTATGAGTTGTTCAATGAGGATTTGAGGTCACCGCCGGTTTCTGAGGCTAATTGGGGGCTGTTTTATGGGAATTCGACACCGGTTTACTTGCTTCATGTCTCTGGAAGTGGTACATTTTTAGCTAATGACACTACTAATCAAACTTATTGTATAGCCGCGGATGGAGTTGATACAAAGACTATGCAAACTGCTTTGGACTGGGCTTGTGGACCTGGAAGGGCGAATTGTTCAGAGATTCAGCCAGGAGAGAGTTGTTATCAGCCTAATAATGTGAAAGACCATGCTTCTTACGCATTTGATAGCTATTACCAAAAGGAAGGGAAGGCTGGTGGTTCTTGTGATTTCAAGGGTGTAGCCATGATAACAACCAGTGATCCAA GTCACGGGAGTTGTATATTTCCTGGAAG CAAGAAGTTAAGCAATAAAACAAGCCAGCAGGTAGTGAACTCAACACAAGCTAGTGGTGCAGTTACAATAAGATTCAGCAGTCTTCATGGTACCAGATTAAGTGCCTCCATGGGCTTTGACATCATCTTGGTGGTcaccttttgtttattttattcattgCTCCTTCCATAG